In Desulfobulbus oralis, one DNA window encodes the following:
- a CDS encoding tetratricopeptide repeat protein: MAEPNSAGRTPQEPPPLYHEAGLLEEFNLPPKVIRYLRAHQRQLWTIFGLALALVLVLAGIDSYRGHRLKKGAEALDAALHAESGQREQLEKLLADYGATPSALWAEVELARLDEQAGKTEAAVSRYQAVLDKLKRDSKLEPLVLGKLAGLEENRKHWDAALGYLKRLEGIAGRAPDAALAMGRIYETQGKKAEALAMYKKFVEATAISLEESGVDQRRQMIMSHMELMQAR; encoded by the coding sequence ATGGCAGAACCCAACAGCGCCGGCAGAACGCCCCAGGAGCCACCTCCGCTGTATCACGAGGCAGGGCTTCTGGAAGAGTTCAACCTGCCGCCCAAAGTCATCCGTTATCTTCGCGCCCACCAGCGCCAGCTCTGGACGATTTTCGGTCTGGCACTGGCCTTGGTGCTGGTGCTTGCAGGCATTGACAGCTACCGCGGACACCGGCTGAAAAAAGGCGCGGAGGCGCTGGATGCCGCCCTTCATGCCGAAAGTGGCCAGCGGGAACAGTTGGAAAAGCTGCTGGCCGATTATGGCGCCACGCCGTCCGCGCTCTGGGCCGAGGTGGAACTGGCCCGGCTGGACGAACAGGCCGGCAAGACCGAGGCGGCGGTCAGCCGCTATCAGGCTGTTCTGGACAAGCTGAAGCGTGACTCCAAACTGGAACCGCTGGTGCTGGGCAAGCTGGCCGGTCTGGAAGAAAACCGCAAACATTGGGACGCGGCCCTGGGCTATCTTAAACGGCTTGAGGGCATTGCCGGCCGGGCGCCGGACGCCGCCCTGGCCATGGGCCGCATTTACGAGACCCAGGGCAAAAAGGCGGAAGCCCTGGCCATGTACAAGAAATTTGTGGAAGCCACCGCGATTTCACTTGAGGAGAGCGGTGTCGATCAGAGACGGCAGATGATCATGAGTCATATGGAATTGATGCAGGCCAGGTGA
- the panC gene encoding pantoate--beta-alanine ligase has translation MEILQKPDEMQAWALARRRSGAVIALVPTMGFLHEGHLSLVRLAAQRADTVVVSIFVNPTQFGPNEDLARYPRDLDHDLQLLAEAGVTMAFTPTPDLMYPEGFQTEVRVKGLSQVLEGKTRPTHFAGVATVVSKLFHIVQPELACFGEKDFQQLVLIRRMVADMNMPVSILGGPIVREADGLAMSSRNAYLDAAGRASGLSLSSALGLAQRLYADGERRAAVILDAVTRHIDSFPQTKIDYASLVDSDSLDETSMANERTRLALAVYIGGKVRLIDNALLAQQHI, from the coding sequence ATGGAAATTCTGCAAAAGCCGGATGAAATGCAGGCCTGGGCCCTGGCCCGGCGCAGGAGTGGCGCGGTCATCGCTCTGGTGCCGACCATGGGCTTTCTGCACGAGGGGCACCTCAGTCTGGTGCGGCTGGCCGCCCAACGCGCGGATACCGTGGTGGTGAGCATCTTCGTGAACCCGACCCAGTTCGGGCCGAATGAGGATCTGGCCCGCTACCCGCGTGATCTCGACCATGACCTGCAGCTTTTGGCAGAGGCCGGCGTGACCATGGCCTTCACGCCCACGCCGGATCTGATGTATCCCGAAGGCTTTCAGACCGAGGTGCGGGTCAAGGGGCTGTCCCAGGTGCTCGAGGGCAAAACCCGGCCCACACATTTTGCGGGTGTGGCCACGGTGGTGTCCAAGCTCTTCCACATCGTGCAGCCGGAGCTGGCCTGTTTCGGCGAAAAGGATTTTCAGCAGCTCGTGCTCATCCGCCGTATGGTCGCGGACATGAACATGCCGGTCAGCATCCTGGGCGGCCCCATTGTGCGTGAGGCGGACGGCCTGGCCATGAGTTCCAGAAACGCCTATCTGGATGCGGCCGGCCGCGCCTCGGGGCTGAGCCTGTCCTCGGCGCTCGGGCTGGCGCAACGGCTCTATGCGGACGGGGAACGCCGGGCTGCCGTGATTCTGGATGCGGTCACGCGGCATATCGACTCCTTCCCGCAGACCAAGATCGATTATGCCAGCCTTGTGGACAGCGATTCGCTGGACGAGACGAGCATGGCCAATGAGCGCACCCGGCTTGCACTCGCGGTCTATATCGGCGGCAAGGTCCGGCTCATTGACAATGCGCTTCTGGCGCAGCAACATATTTGA
- a CDS encoding DegT/DnrJ/EryC1/StrS family aminotransferase, which produces MPGFEVFGEEEKREVMQVLESGVLFRYGFEEQRGEQWKVRQFEEAFARYTGAAHAQAVNSGTAALKVALAALGVGAGDEVITQGYTFVATWEAILDCGAIPVFTEIDASLNMDPADLEKKITPQTRVIIPVHMMGAAAKIEEILAIANRHGIPVIEDTAQSMGARLNGRHLGTFGAIGTFSLDSVKTITTGEGGMCITNDSALMQRMDNYHDHGHDHLPNPGGRGGEKRPFIGFNFRMMELQGAIGLAQLAKLDGIVAAQRANKEALREAAKAIPGVGFREMQDPSGDSATFFTFMLPDKARADRAAAILKAAGVAPTRWSENTWHYYPNWEHLLQGHTAAANDWPFSVGGKRRYLYDPKALPQTVAILERALTYQVPVRMSAERSQALHDGLTQVARTL; this is translated from the coding sequence ATGCCCGGATTCGAGGTTTTTGGCGAAGAGGAAAAGCGGGAAGTCATGCAGGTGCTGGAGAGCGGCGTGCTCTTCCGCTACGGCTTCGAGGAGCAACGGGGCGAACAGTGGAAGGTCCGTCAGTTCGAGGAGGCCTTTGCCCGCTACACCGGCGCGGCCCATGCCCAGGCCGTGAACTCCGGCACCGCGGCGCTGAAGGTGGCGCTGGCGGCTCTGGGCGTGGGCGCGGGGGACGAGGTCATTACCCAGGGCTATACCTTTGTCGCCACCTGGGAGGCGATTCTGGACTGCGGCGCCATTCCGGTCTTCACGGAAATCGACGCCAGCTTGAACATGGACCCGGCAGATCTGGAAAAGAAAATCACGCCGCAAACCAGGGTCATCATCCCGGTGCACATGATGGGCGCTGCCGCGAAGATCGAGGAAATCCTGGCGATCGCGAACAGGCACGGCATTCCGGTCATCGAAGACACGGCCCAATCCATGGGTGCACGGCTCAACGGCCGGCATCTGGGCACCTTCGGCGCCATCGGCACCTTCAGTCTGGATTCGGTCAAGACCATTACCACCGGCGAAGGCGGCATGTGCATCACCAACGATTCCGCACTCATGCAGCGCATGGACAACTATCACGACCACGGCCACGACCATCTGCCCAATCCCGGCGGCCGCGGCGGCGAGAAACGGCCCTTTATCGGCTTCAACTTCCGCATGATGGAGCTGCAGGGCGCGATTGGTCTGGCCCAACTGGCCAAGCTGGACGGCATTGTTGCGGCGCAGCGGGCCAACAAGGAGGCCCTGCGCGAGGCGGCCAAGGCCATTCCGGGTGTAGGCTTCCGCGAGATGCAGGATCCCTCCGGTGACAGCGCCACCTTCTTTACCTTCATGCTGCCGGACAAGGCGCGGGCAGACAGGGCCGCTGCCATCCTGAAGGCGGCCGGAGTCGCGCCCACCCGCTGGAGCGAAAATACCTGGCACTACTATCCCAACTGGGAGCATCTTTTGCAAGGGCACACGGCCGCTGCGAACGACTGGCCCTTCAGCGTGGGCGGCAAGCGGCGCTACCTCTATGACCCCAAGGCCCTGCCGCAGACCGTTGCCATTCTGGAACGGGCGCTCACCTATCAGGTGCCGGTGCGGATGAGCGCCGAGCGCAGCCAGGCGCTCCATGACGGTCTGACCCAGGTTGCCAGGACGCTCTGA
- a CDS encoding cell wall hydrolase, translating to MESMGFVEGLLWLTLNIYHEARSEPEIGKLAVAHVTLNRAMEEQKSIEEVVTAPYQFSWTFQKTSFIPAEPGSLEDSMGVALKAITSKDFTQGSTFYHRTDVSPRWAAHKNFTAQYGSHKFYRQAGASVPPLPF from the coding sequence ATGGAATCAATGGGATTTGTGGAAGGTTTGCTCTGGCTGACCTTGAACATTTACCACGAAGCACGCAGCGAACCGGAAATCGGCAAGCTTGCGGTGGCCCATGTGACCCTGAACAGGGCCATGGAAGAGCAAAAAAGTATTGAGGAGGTAGTAACCGCACCCTATCAGTTTTCGTGGACCTTTCAGAAGACCTCGTTTATCCCGGCCGAGCCCGGCTCGCTGGAAGACAGCATGGGCGTGGCGCTCAAGGCCATCACCTCGAAAGATTTTACCCAGGGATCCACCTTTTACCATCGTACCGATGTTTCCCCCAGGTGGGCTGCCCATAAAAACTTCACCGCCCAGTACGGGTCCCACAAATTTTACCGGCAGGCAGGCGCTTCCGTCCCTCCGCTGCCGTTCTGA
- the thiE gene encoding thiamine phosphate synthase, with protein MSQASLPGGVYGMTAERFSRGRSNIDVVKAMIQGGVRVLQYREKRPDKQFRVMLEECRAIRQLTREAGVLFLVDDYPTLALLAEADGVHVGQDDWPLAELRRLVGPDMMIGVSTHEAAEAQAAVAGGADYIGVGPVFATQTKADAAAPLGLDYLDYIKNNIPLPFVALGGVKEHNLAQVIAHGARSVCLVTDIVAADDICSKVQRLQAMF; from the coding sequence ATGAGTCAGGCAAGCTTACCGGGTGGCGTCTATGGCATGACTGCCGAGCGCTTTTCCAGGGGACGCAGCAATATCGATGTGGTCAAGGCGATGATACAGGGGGGCGTGCGCGTGCTGCAGTACCGGGAAAAACGGCCTGACAAGCAGTTTCGCGTCATGCTGGAAGAGTGCCGGGCCATTCGTCAGTTGACCCGTGAGGCGGGCGTGCTCTTTCTCGTGGACGATTATCCGACCCTGGCGCTGCTTGCCGAGGCCGACGGGGTGCACGTGGGTCAGGACGACTGGCCCTTGGCCGAGCTGCGCAGGCTGGTCGGGCCGGATATGATGATCGGTGTTTCGACCCACGAAGCGGCCGAGGCCCAGGCAGCGGTTGCGGGCGGGGCAGACTATATCGGCGTGGGGCCTGTTTTTGCCACCCAGACCAAGGCCGATGCGGCCGCACCGCTTGGACTGGACTACCTTGACTATATTAAAAACAATATTCCACTGCCCTTCGTTGCCCTGGGAGGCGTCAAGGAACATAATCTGGCGCAGGTGATCGCCCATGGCGCGCGTTCGGTCTGTCTGGTGACGGATATCGTGGCGGCGGACGATATCTGCTCCAAGGTGCAGCGCCTGCAGGCAATGTTCTGA
- the thiC gene encoding phosphomethylpyrimidine synthase ThiC produces MSTQMAAARRGELTPAMRQVLAAERIDENDLLAGLASGTIVVPANHKHGSLRGCGVGKGLRTKVNVNLGVSEDCCHVERELDKVRRAIELKADAIMDLSTFGDTRAFRRRTVELSPVMIGTVPVYDAVARYGKEVGRITVDDFFETVHVHAEDGVDFMTIHAGLTQTALQRLKNRPRLSHVVSRGGSLLLDWMSANDRENPFYEHFDRLLALCREYDITLSLGDGLRPGCLKDATDAAQIQELILLGELSARCREAEVQVMIEGPGHVPLNEVVANMQLEKKLCQGAPFYVLGPIVTDVAPGYDHITSAIGGALAGAAGADFLCYVTPAEHLRLPDAQDMKEGIVAARIAAHAADIAKGIPGAQDWDNAMGEARRELDWTRMFELAIDPEKARAYRASSRPIDAETCTMCGDLCAVKRSRRILAGQ; encoded by the coding sequence ATGAGCACACAGATGGCTGCGGCCAGAAGAGGCGAATTGACCCCGGCGATGCGGCAGGTGCTGGCAGCCGAGCGCATTGACGAAAACGACCTGCTTGCCGGTCTGGCCAGCGGCACGATTGTGGTGCCGGCCAACCACAAACACGGGAGCCTGAGAGGCTGCGGTGTGGGCAAGGGGCTTCGTACCAAAGTCAACGTGAATCTGGGCGTTTCCGAAGACTGCTGCCATGTGGAGCGCGAGCTGGACAAGGTGCGGCGCGCCATCGAGCTCAAGGCGGACGCCATCATGGATCTGAGCACCTTTGGCGATACCCGGGCCTTTCGTCGTCGCACCGTGGAACTCAGCCCGGTCATGATCGGGACCGTGCCGGTTTATGACGCAGTCGCCCGCTATGGCAAGGAGGTGGGCAGGATCACGGTGGATGATTTTTTCGAGACTGTGCACGTCCATGCGGAGGACGGCGTGGATTTCATGACCATCCACGCAGGTCTGACCCAAACTGCGCTGCAGCGGCTGAAAAACAGGCCGCGCCTCAGCCATGTGGTCAGTCGCGGCGGCTCCCTGCTTTTGGACTGGATGAGCGCAAACGACCGGGAAAATCCATTTTACGAGCACTTTGACCGGCTCCTGGCTCTGTGCCGGGAATATGACATCACGCTCAGCCTGGGCGACGGGCTCAGGCCCGGTTGCCTGAAGGATGCCACCGACGCGGCCCAGATTCAGGAGCTGATTTTGCTGGGCGAACTCAGCGCCCGCTGCCGCGAGGCGGAGGTACAGGTTATGATCGAGGGGCCTGGCCACGTGCCCCTGAACGAGGTCGTGGCCAACATGCAGTTGGAAAAGAAGCTCTGCCAGGGCGCCCCCTTTTACGTGCTGGGACCGATCGTCACCGATGTGGCGCCGGGCTACGACCACATCACCTCAGCCATCGGGGGGGCCCTGGCCGGGGCCGCGGGCGCGGATTTTCTCTGCTACGTCACGCCGGCCGAGCATCTGCGCCTGCCCGACGCCCAGGACATGAAGGAAGGCATAGTCGCGGCGCGCATTGCCGCCCATGCGGCGGACATCGCCAAGGGCATACCCGGCGCGCAGGACTGGGATAACGCCATGGGCGAAGCCCGGCGCGAGCTGGACTGGACCCGCATGTTCGAACTGGCCATCGATCCGGAAAAGGCCAGGGCATACCGGGCCTCTTCCAGGCCGATCGATGCCGAAACCTGCACCATGTGCGGCGATTTGTGCGCTGTCAAACGCAGCCGGCGGATTTTGGCAGGGCAGTAG
- a CDS encoding helix-turn-helix domain-containing protein: MTNGHFFSALGRLKLELGLKTDKEIQELLGIPQSTFSRSKKDPFPAEWAFKIELKYGITTRWIMTGQGPKRTTEAEGKRTQPAEAFLVEFETWAKESAESENLRWLENQLEVYFPAFKIWRRSQKNTTDTNNTLQETKVA; the protein is encoded by the coding sequence ATGACAAATGGGCATTTTTTTTCCGCCTTAGGAAGGCTTAAGCTTGAACTCGGTCTAAAAACCGACAAAGAAATCCAAGAACTACTTGGAATTCCACAGTCAACTTTTAGTCGAAGCAAGAAAGACCCATTTCCAGCTGAATGGGCATTCAAAATTGAACTAAAATACGGAATAACAACAAGATGGATAATGACCGGACAAGGCCCTAAGAGAACAACCGAGGCAGAAGGCAAGCGCACACAGCCCGCAGAAGCATTCCTGGTTGAATTTGAAACTTGGGCAAAGGAAAGCGCAGAATCTGAAAATCTGAGATGGCTTGAAAACCAACTCGAAGTCTATTTTCCTGCATTTAAAATATGGAGGAGAAGCCAAAAAAACACAACAGACACGAATAATACCCTTCAAGAAACCAAAGTAGCCTGA
- a CDS encoding substrate-binding periplasmic protein, with translation MKSNSLLHKSVVVALLIAVCGVGSVNAAQVMKVGGARDVPPVYFKDAQSVLIGFDVDVLREIGKRIGKNMEFQGIDWSEKSVLLNSGKIDIIASALNITDERKTSYSLTRPIIDNGYVAIVRADSSIRELDELSAKTVCILNGVYYISELMKFKGKSGPPATVITGTNEFCLTEMLKGKMDATVIKLLAANYYMKFNPGSFRVLPGKLTTDKTAFALRKSDAALRDQFDKVIAEMESDGTMAELRNRWFDQNE, from the coding sequence GTGAAAAGTAATTCCTTGTTGCATAAATCCGTCGTTGTTGCTCTGCTCATCGCTGTGTGCGGGGTGGGGAGTGTCAATGCTGCACAAGTTATGAAAGTAGGTGGGGCAAGAGACGTGCCGCCTGTCTATTTCAAAGACGCCCAATCTGTTCTGATTGGTTTTGACGTTGATGTGCTGCGCGAAATAGGCAAGCGAATCGGGAAAAATATGGAATTTCAGGGTATTGACTGGTCCGAAAAGTCAGTACTGCTCAATAGTGGCAAAATTGATATTATTGCTTCCGCTCTGAATATCACTGATGAGCGTAAGACCAGTTATAGTCTCACACGCCCGATCATTGACAACGGGTATGTGGCAATTGTTCGGGCGGATTCGTCTATCAGAGAATTGGATGAGCTGAGCGCCAAAACTGTTTGCATACTCAACGGAGTTTATTATATTTCCGAACTTATGAAATTCAAAGGAAAATCCGGACCACCTGCCACAGTCATAACTGGCACGAACGAATTCTGCCTGACCGAAATGCTGAAAGGCAAGATGGATGCCACGGTAATCAAATTGCTGGCAGCAAACTATTATATGAAGTTCAATCCCGGATCTTTTCGTGTTCTGCCAGGAAAACTGACCACTGACAAAACAGCCTTTGCCTTACGTAAAAGCGATGCTGCACTACGTGATCAATTTGACAAGGTCATAGCTGAAATGGAAAGCGATGGCACCATGGCTGAGCTTCGTAATCGCTGGTTTGATCAGAATGAATAA
- a CDS encoding transposase family protein — protein sequence MRDTDLFQMALGLTPPWQVESCEFAAEQKRLDIRLAFPRGSVFVCPQCGQADLKAYDTTEKSWRHLNFFQHEAWLTAKLPRVKCDHCGVKQVSVPWARPGSGFTLLFEALVMSLPGPCQHEAWQSMWASMAPGSGAW from the coding sequence ATGCGTGACACCGACCTTTTCCAAATGGCCCTTGGTTTGACTCCGCCGTGGCAGGTGGAGTCCTGCGAGTTTGCCGCAGAGCAAAAGCGCCTGGACATTCGTTTGGCCTTTCCCCGGGGCAGCGTCTTTGTCTGTCCGCAATGCGGCCAGGCAGACCTCAAGGCATACGACACCACGGAAAAGAGCTGGCGGCACCTGAACTTCTTCCAGCACGAAGCCTGGCTGACCGCGAAGCTGCCCCGGGTCAAATGCGACCATTGCGGCGTCAAGCAGGTATCCGTACCCTGGGCGCGTCCAGGCAGCGGCTTCACCCTGCTGTTCGAGGCCCTGGTCATGAGCCTCCCAGGGCCATGCCAGCACGAAGCCTGGCAAAGCATGTGGGCGAGCATGGCACCCGGCTCTGGCGCGTGGTGA